In Natator depressus isolate rNatDep1 chromosome 9, rNatDep2.hap1, whole genome shotgun sequence, a single genomic region encodes these proteins:
- the RIPPLY1 gene encoding protein ripply1, giving the protein MDASVHAPLGLAGWLRGAPAAWGCGCPVQGREQGRRFPPLWRPWLPTAKDLCRQNRDQTDPARGSETMVDGGSGKASALFRHPVRLFWPRSKSFDYLYSEGEKLLENFPVQATISLYEDSDSEEEEEGWGEERQAEEGGQQAEESVLRQEAGCHQGPAGASQPIKLCLK; this is encoded by the exons ATGGATGCTTCTGTCCACGCTCCCCTCGGGCTGGCCGGCTGGCTCCGGGGCgccccagctgcctggggctgtggGTGCCCTGTGCAGGGCCGAGAACAAGGCAGAAG ATTCCCACCGCTCTGGAGACCCTGGCTTCCCACTGCAAAGGACCTGTGCAGGCAGAACAGGGACCAGACAGACCCA GCCCGTGGCAGCGAGACAATGGTGGATGGTGGCTCCGGCAAGGCATCGGCACTGTTCCGGCACCCCGTCAG ACTCTTCTGGCCCCGCTCCAAATCCTTCGATTACCTGTACAGTGAGGGGGagaagctgctggagaacttCCCCGTGCAAGCCACCATCAGCCTCTATGAGGACTCCgacagcgaggaggaggaggaaggctggggggaggaaaggCAGGCGGAGGAAGGGGGTCAGCAGGCGGAGGAGTCTGTGTTACGGCAGGAGGCAGGCTGCCATCAGGGGCCAGCTGGGGCCAGCCAGCCAATAAAGCTCTGTCTGAAGTGA
- the CLDN2 gene encoding claudin-2 — protein MISVGLQLVGYILAGLGLLGTVITTLLPSWKKNSYIGSSIVTAVGFTQGLWMECAIQSTGVTQCDSYNSLLALPSDIQAAQAMMVTSCAVSSLACIVSVMGMKCTIFAKGSSAKDRVAVTGGVIFIVGGVLCFIPVVWSTHVVLRDFYNPILPDSAKYEMGEAMYLGIVSALLTLLGGCILSASCPPRQSETTYQSAYQSKALVTPQPSISHTQKPKSEFNGYNLTGYV, from the coding sequence ATGATCTCAGTCGGGCTACAGCTTGTGGGCTACATCCTGGCGGGGCTGGGGTTGCTGGGCACAGTGATCACCACGCTCCTACCCAGCTGGAAGAAAAACTCCTACATTGGCTCCAGCATCGTGACGGCGGTGGGCTTCACCCAGGGCCTTTGGATGGAATGTGCCATACAAAGCACCGGAGTCACCCAGTGcgatagctacaactccctgcTGGCCCTGCCGTCCGACATCCAGGCAGCTCAGGCTATGATGGTGACCTCCTGTGCCGTCTCCTCGCTGGCCTGTATCGTTTCCGTGATGGGGATGAAGTGTACCATCTTCGCTAAGGGCTCCTCTGCCAAAGACAGGGTAGCAGTGACAGGGGGTGTGATCTTCATCGTGGGGGGTGTGCTGTGCTTCATCCCCGTGGTGTGGAGCACCCACGTGGTGCTGCGAGATTTCTACAACCCGATCCTCCCAGACAGCGCCAAGTATGAGATGGGGGAAGCGATGTACCTGGGCATTGTCTCAGCCTTGCTAACCCTCCTTGGCGGCTGCATCCTCTCTgcatcctgcccgccccggcagTCTGAGACAACCTACCAGAGCGCCTACCAATCCAAAGCCCTGGTGACCCCCCAGCCATCCATCAGCCATACTCAAAAACCTAAGAGTGAGTTCAATGGCTACAACTTGACTGGGTACGTGTAG